In one Colletotrichum destructivum chromosome 2, complete sequence genomic region, the following are encoded:
- a CDS encoding Putative zn(2)Cys(6) fungal-type DNA-binding domain-containing protein, with translation MAQEDTTSISTSTDTSTTSASTSSVPVPAPTPVSVPVLVPDASDDAAVNTEPLTTSTNSVPPPTSSTSPPPPPPAPTPAPTPAADVASAPATAPLPGHWPASSTPNSNSTPSAETLSTSSATVNASIPATAPPPPATGPATAPAPAPAPVVTPAPPLPQQNGDARASSSPAMSHHHQPPGHQRGYPSPNNFNSPGAVPPNQYAYHPQQSQTSADPYRAGAGAPVPSLPSMKSLDHHYQQGAPPPQAMPMQMQMAPNQSMQYYLPPGVQGNPYMAQDLNHLRYQIPHHDPRLMRGPGGPKKEIKRRTKTGCLTCRKRRIKCDEAHPTCNNCKKSKRECLGYDPIFKQQPGPSAIQPAPNAQRVPTPTVPSVPSSVPPTVPTVPSTPTVPPVPVPVSSSNPYGAQPAILPSSYNPPPATAATPSHSHSPLDPALTSATPGLKTEATYDFAAPIDPALQTLPAPATVPSTQTQSFPGEQRAAGFDNHLRATTRMKFDDLIGLLGPAAPTQDIALTPELLTEIINIYREVYAVGLQAFFESNWFQKQDTQGKFFVENSQPLLAQFASFLKVVQSVPANDHTQMAHSGVLETRLIWSLATLPCSSAPPSTNVEAKVLPPPDDLTEAANRVRVLEALLCGDFLPSNFLAPPVPDANPHRQQEFEFWHNLAQYLCHHDAAKRDEILGRLRLQLGGRENRDLIYSIAISRELSPRVEAGFERNIPKHLDESDPKNRLWVANKFIQDEAQVTGGTTNIVRRFSEIAIRAYISPGVNIATHHGSPAVPAQP, from the exons ATGGCTCAAGAAGACACCACAAgcatcagcaccagcaccgaCACCAGCACGACCAGTGCCAGCACCTCCAGCGTGCCTGTACCTGCGCCTACGCCTGTGTCTGTACCTGTGCTTGTGCCTGATGCCAGCGACGACGCCGCTGTCAATACGGAGCCCTTGACGACTTCTACTAATTCGGTCCCTCCcccgacctcctcgacctcgcctcctcctcctcctccagctcctACTCCAGCTCCCACTccagccgccgacgtcgcctcTGCTCCTGCTACCGCTCCTCTACCAGGACATTGGCcagcctcctcgacgccgaacTCGAACTCGACCCCCTCCGCCGAGACattgtcgacctcgagcgcgACCGTAAACGCGTCCATTCCCGCtacggcaccgccgccgcctgcgacTGGCCCCGCGACCGCGCctgctcccgctcccgctcccgtTGTAACCCCTGCGCCGCCCCTTCCGCAGCAGAACGGCGACGCGAGggcgtcatcctcgccggccatgTCCCATCACCATCAGCCTCCGGGCCACCAGAGAGGCTACCCGAGCCCGAACAACTTCAATTCACCTGGTGCCGTGCCCCCGAACCAATATGCCTACCACCCGCAGCAGAGCCAGACCTCCGCCGACCCGTATagagctggcgctggcgcaCCGGTCCCCTCCTTGCCCAGCATGAAGAGTCTCGACCATCACTACCAACAAggcgcgccgcctccccaagcgatgccgatgcagatgcagatggcCCCGAACCAAAGCATGCAATACTACCTGCCGCCAGGAGTGCAGGGCAACCCATACATGGCGCAGGACCTGAACCACCTAAGATATCAGATCCCCCACCACGACCCTAGGTTGATGCGAGGTCCTGGCGGTCCCAAGAAG GAGATAAAGCGTCGGACGAAGACGGGTTGCTTGACGTGTCGTAAGCGCCGTATCAAG TGCGACGAAGCTCATCCGACCTGTAACAACTGTAAAAAGTCAAAGCGCGAGTGCTTGGGTTACGATCCTATATTCAAGCAGCAGCCAGGTCCCTCGGCCATTCAGCCCGCTCCCAACGCCCAACGAGTGCCGACCCCAACCGTTCCATCCGTACCTTCATCAGTCCCGCCCACCGTCCCGACTGTGCCCTCGACCCCCACCGTCCCCCCGGTGCCTGTGCCGGTGTCTTCATCCAACCCCTACGGTGCCCAGCCGGCCATTCTGCCCAGCTCGTacaaccctccccccgccaccgccgccaccccctCGCATTCGCACTCACCTCTCGACCCGGCCCTGACCTCGGCCACGCCCGGCCTCAAAACGGAGGCGACGTACGACTTCGCCGCGCCGATAGATCCTGCTCTGCAGACCCTACCCGCCCCGGCAACCGTGCCCTCCACTCAAACTCAGTCCTTCCCGGGTGAGCAAAGGGCAGCAGGCTTCGACAACCATCTCAGAG CCACTACAAGAATGAAGTTCGATGACCTCATCGGCCTCCTGGGCCCTGCCGCTCCCACCCAGGACATCGCCCTTACCCCGGAGCTCCTCACCGAAATCATCAACATCTACCGCGAGGTCtacgccgtcggcctgcaAGCCTTTTTCGAGTCCAACTGGTTCCAGAAGCAGGATACCCAGGGCAAGTTCTTTGTCGAAAACAGCCAGCCGCTCCTCGCTCAATTCGCCTCGTTTCTCAAGGTTGTCCAGTCTGTGCCGGCCAATGACCACACGCAGATGGCCCACTCTGGGGTCCTCGAGACTCGTCTGATCTGGTCCCTGGCCACTCTGCCATGCAGCAGCGCTCCCCCCTCAACgaacgtcgaggccaaggtgcTGCCGCCCCCGGACGACCTGACGGAAGCTGCCAACCGAGTCAGGGTTCTGGAGGCTCTCCTCTGCGGTGATTTTCTGCCCTCGAATTTCCTCGCGCCTCCCGTACCCGACGCGAACCCTCACCGCCAACAGGAGTTTGAGTTTTGGCACAACCTCGCCCAGTACCTGTGCcaccacgacgccgccaagcGCGACGAGATCCTTGGCCGGCTGAGACTGCAGCTGGGAGGCAGGGAGAACCGAGACCTCATCTACTCGATCGCCATCTCGCGCGAGCTGTCCCCGCGTGTCGAAGCCGGGTTCGAGAGGAACATCCCCAAGCACCTGGACGAGTCGGACCCCAAGAACAGGCTCTGGGTTGCCAACAAGTTCATCCAGGATGAGGCGCAGGTCACTGGCGGGACTACTAATATTGTACGACGGTTCAGCGAGATTGCCATCCGAGCTTACATCAGTCCTGGCGTCAACATCGCGACCCATCATGGCAGCCCGGCTGTTCCAGCACAGCCTTGA
- a CDS encoding Putative heterokaryon incompatibility: MNYENLEISGRQIRLIAIDPLEPWQPESSPIRCTIETATLPPEPEDWDPSLLPANFVSFDDEVTNAPDEPFGGSFRQDVANIEATAEISMSTTGEDQVPAPEYEIILPINDLADMLSFEDLQSVVQNSELNDRVRRNVHDDSIILEGRLDTKHLNPFFRPPQPANQRRPIDPQSYVAMSYSWGPEQPTTSIILNGTEVDVRVNLEAGLRRFRTMDYFKRGGKIWIDALCINQDDDAEKASQIPLMGSIYKLAANVIVWLGPETDGSSKVIDTLQKLSSLYRTEYVETFDRSDAFTATAWRQMAQIRLRTSFHRLKDLYSQLDLKTDEDDLHLYEFFDRPYWRRLWIIQELCMGRAGMPIVCGARVTQWRYIRDGALTYTAFLHVLQEKLPRIVYQSIQKPMGNELSILHVAQIAQLEIHGHRKRLPPVDTSWLPVYSNIGENDGLLHGSAFRRALLLASQAQCYHLHDSVYGLLSVPGLPDFGITVDYTKHITTVLTEFAAACVTKGKTLELFSLVDGCGMPVRDAQGNLLDRRSLPSWVPYLARTPEQRVGTIEGNWHASGNKQGFLFDGYNVEPRIREGNVLACYGFIAEVVDGVGAISKPDMETGSRHHPEFHTGIVQPRGEFTSGSEFGPQADEDDFGETNSPRDRAAKAVREGPRVAWVLTCGADVQGIKQSFDCLYEAFPGMAMPLIASDNVVGQTADSIETLPEDEPSRQSPFFRNWHFINSSAGLLIGGRPLSSYFRPFNQENLDHKSNRAARAARQAMETRTRNRRLIVTNSGLVGLAPILVQPGDAVMVLIGHGRPVVARRLKDESGGDTPLWRLIGEAFVGGMMEWEMMDRDIMSGPKRIKQINFV; encoded by the coding sequence ATGAATTACGAAAATCTAGAGATATCCGGACGCCAAATCCGactcatcgccatcgacccGTTGGAACCGTGGCAGCCTGAATCTTCGCCCATAAGATGCACGATTGAGACAGCGACACTCCCGCCGGAGCCTGAAGACTGGGATCCGAGCCTGCTCCCGGCCAACTTTGTCAgctttgacgacgaggtaACAAACGCGCCTGACGAGCCGTTCGGCGGCTCCTTCAGACAAGATGTCGCCAACATCGAGGCAACGGCCGAGATATCGATGTCCACCACTGGCGAGGACCAAGTACCAGCGCCCGAATACGAGATAATTCTCCCCATCAACGACTTGGCCGACATGCTATCCTTCGAAGACCTGCAGAGTGTGGTTCAGAACTCGGAGTTGAACGACAGGGTTCGCCGGAACGTGCATGACGATTCAATCATCTTGGAGGGCAGACTCGACACCAAGCATCTCAATCCTTTCTTCCGTCCACCGCAGCCGGCGAACCAAAGACGACCGATCGATCCCCAGTCTTATGTGGCCATGTCGTATTCTTGGGGCCCGGAGCAGCCCACAACCTCCATCATCCTGAACGGGACCGAGGTTGATGTCCGCGTGAACCTCGAAGCAGGCCTTCGGCGTTTCCGAACAATGGACTACTTCAAGCGAGGGGGGAAGATTTGGATAGATGCGCTGTGCATCaaccaagacgacgacgccgaaaAGGCAAGCCAGATCCCTCTGATGGGCTCGATATACAAGCTCGCGGCCAACGTCATTGTGTGGCTCGGCCCCGAAACCGATGGGAGCTCCAAAGTCATCGACACGCTGCAGAAGCTGAGCTCCCTCTACCGCACCGAGTACGTCGAGACCTTTGACAGAAGCGACGCGTtcacggcgacggcctggagGCAGATGGCGCAGATCCGCCTGCGGACCAGCTTCCACCGGCTTAAAGATCTGTACTCCCAGCTTGACctcaagacggacgaggacgacctgcATTTGTACGAGTTCTTTGATCGGCCCTACTGGCGTCGGCTCTGGATCATCCAGGAGCTATGCATGGGCCGGGCGGGGATGCCCATCGTCTGCGGCGCCCGCGTCACGCAGTGGCGGTACATCCGCGACGGAGCGCTCACCTACACTGCGTTTCTGCACGTGTTGCAAGAGAAGCTGCCTCGGATCGTGTATCAGTCAATACAAAAGCCGATGGGGAACGAACTGTCCATACTCCACGTCGCCCAGATAGCGCAGCTGGAGATACATGGCCACAGGAAACGCCTCCCTCCGGTGGACACCAGCTGGCTGCCCGTCTACTCGAATATCGGAGAGAACGACGGCCTCCTTCACGGATCGGCTTTCCGGAGAGCGCTGTTGCTGGCCTCACAGGCACAATGCTACCACCTCCACGATTCCGTCTACGGCTTGCTCAGCGTCCCCGGACTCCCAGACTTCGGGATCACCGTGGACTATACCAAGCACATCACGACTGTTTTGACAGAGTTCGCGGCGGCTTGCGTCACAAAGGGAAAGACTCTCGAGTTGTTCTCGTTGGTAGACGGATGCGGGATGCCGGTGCGGGATGCCCAGGGAAACCTTCTGGACCGAAGGTCCCTACCATCCTGGGTTCCCTACCTCGCCAGAACGCCCGAACAGCGAGTCGGAACGATCGAGGGGAACTGGCACGCAAGCGGAAACAAACAGGGGTTCCTCTTTGATGGCTACAACGTGGAGCCGAGAATAAGGGAAGGAAACGTTCTCGCGTGTTATGGTTTTAtcgccgaggttgtcgacggcgttggcgcaATATCGAAACCGGACATGGAGACGGGAAGCCGTCACCACCCAGAGTTTCATACGGGAATAGTGCAGCCAAGGGGTGAATTCACATCTGGCTCAGAGTTCGGTCCTCAAGCGGATGAGGACGACTTTGGAGAGACGAATTCGCCTCGGGACCGGGCGGCAAAGGCCGTGAGGGAAGGACCCCGAGTGGCTTGGGTATTGACTTGCGGCGCCGATGTCCAGGGAATAAAGCAGTCTTTTGACTGCCTCTACGAGGCTTTTCCAGGTATGGCCATGCCATTGATTGCTTCCGACAACGTAGTAGGCCAAACAGCTGACAGTATCGAAACACTCCCAGAGGACGAACCATCGCGGCAGTCGCCCTTTTTCAGGAACTGGCACTTCATCAACTCGAGCGCCGGCCTCTTGATCGGAGGTCGGCCTTTGTCTTCCTACTTCAGACCCTTCAACCAAGAGAACCTGGACCACAAGAGTAACAGGGCCGCGCGCGCCGCGCGCCAAGCCATGGAAACTCGCACGAGAAACCGACGTCTCATCGTGACGAACTCGGGCCTTGTTGGCCTCGCCCCTATCCTCGTCCAGCCGGGAGACGCCGTGATGGTGTTGATTGGGCACGGGAGACCTGTCGTCGCGAGGAGACTCAAGGACGAGTCCGGGGGCGACACGCCGTTGTGGCGCTTGATCGGCGAGGCAttcgtcggcggcatgaTGGAATGGGAGATGATGGACCGCGACATCATGTCGGGCCCCAAGAGGATCAAGCAGATCAACTTTGTTTGA
- a CDS encoding Putative glycoside hydrolase, family 43, concanavalin A-like lectin/glucanase domain superfamily: protein MKLLATAALLLAAGVSAIKNPVLPGWNPDPAILRVDDTYYMAVSSFTYYPGVPIYKSKDLANWELVSHALKTPDVLPLYGISAGEGVWAPSFSHHDGLFYITSMTRWGSDPDSRTWPRIWYVSSPDLVTWSDLIWAEPYGIDPDIFHDPVSGKDYLNLMGPNNNYDRLWGITQCEIDLKTGRCVGPYRNIWNGTLPQLPSARPEGPKMFRRGDWYYLVLAEGGTSTGHRATVGRSKSPEGPWESSPTNPLIYNGADQKLTVQSTGHATFTDTVDGEWYASLLARRNVKGASPLGREAFLVKVDWEDDWPTMNGGEPLLLSQSVEGPDQELPKPKWADEFDGPELGLGWYQTRTPYTQNFRLKSAGGLGKRAYANASSGIVFHPNVFTLGDRDTAAAVLHKQTSLNMTFSAKLLSTSAGLGPRQSVGISSYLSEVNHQDIGVRGCWSSAGLCVFVDLLPTSTGPSTRPNSTEYPLNLSKIPADLTLHIRATPLKYSLGYSHGNATSTTWLKEFNSKQMGSNPGYPNFEGSMFALFASGNGEPWPYDAPEVGFQRVEEVYYEENLPDYDNWS from the exons ATGAAGCTCCTCGCGACTGCTGCGTTGCTGCTTGCAGCTGGCGTTTCCGCCATCAAGAACCCGGTTCTCCCAGG ATGGAACCCTGACCCGGCCATCCTCCGCGTCGACGACACCTACTACATggccgtctcctccttcacctACTACCCCGGCGTCCCCATCTACAAGTCCAAGGACCTGGCCAACTGGGAGCTCGTCTCCCACGCTCTCAAGACCCCCGACGTCCTCCCACTCTACGGCAtctccgccggcgagggagtCTGGGCCCCGTCCTTCTCCCACCACGACGGCCTCTTCTACATCACCTCCATGACCCGCTGGGGATCCGACCCGGACTCCCGCACCTGGCCGCGCATCTGGTACGTCTCCTCGCCGGACCTCGTCACCTGGTCCGACCTCATCTGGGCCGAGCCCTACGGCATCGACCCGGACATCTTCCACGACCCCGTCTCTGGCAAGGACTACCTCAACCTCATGGGCCCCAACAACAACTACGACCGCCTCTGGGGCATCACCCAGTGCGAGATCGACCTCAAGACGGGCAGGTGCGTCGGCCCCTATCGCAACATCTGGAACGGCACGCTGCCCCAGCTCCCCAGTGCCAGGCCCGAGGGCCCCAAGATGTTCAGGCGCGGCGACTGGTATTACCTCGtccttgccgagggcggcacgaGCACCGGCCACCGCGCGACCGTCGGCCGCTCAAAGTCTCCCGAGGGCCCCTGGgagtcgtcgccgacgaacCCCCTCATCtacaacggcgccgaccaGAAGCTGACGGTCCAGTCCACCGGTCACGCAACCTTCACCGAcacggtcgacggcgagtgGTACGCGTCGCTTCTCGCGCGGCGCAACGTCAAGGGCGCTTCGCCGCTCGGCCGCGAGGCCTTCCTGGTCAAGGTCGACTGGGAGGACGACTGGCCGACCATGAACGGCGGggagccgctgctgctcaGCCAGAGCGTCGAGGGGCCCGACCAGGAgctgccgaagccgaagtGGGCGGACGAGTTCGACGGCCCCGAGCTGGGCCTGGGGTGGTACCAGACACGGACGCCGTACACGCAGAACTTTCGTCTCAAGTCGGCCGGCGGGCTCGGGAAGCGGGCGTACGCCAACGCGTCGTCGGGGATTGTCTTCCACCCCAACGTCTTCACGCTCGGGGACCGCgacacggccgccgccgtgctccACAAGCAGACGTCGTTGAACATGACCTTCTCGGCTAAGCTGTTGTCAACATCGGCGGGGCTGGGCCCGAGACAGTCGGTGGGCATCTCGTCGTATCTTAGCGAGGTCAACCACCAAGACATTGGAGTGAGGGGTTGCTGGAGCTCGGCCGGCCTGTGTGTGTTTGTCGACTTGCTCCCGACGTCGACCGGACCGTCCACAAGACCAAAC TCAACCGAGTACCCGTTGAACCTGTCCAAGATTCCCGCGGATCTGACGCTTCACATCCGCGCCACGCCGCTCAAGTACTCGCTCGGATACTCGCACGGCAACGCGACGTCCACAACGTGGCTGAAAGAGTTCAACTCCAAGCAGATGGGCTCCAACCCCGGGTACCCCAACTTTGAAGGGTCCATGTTTGCTCTCTTCGCCAGCGGTAACggagagccgtggccatACGACGCTCCCGAGGTGGGCTTCCAGAGGGTCGAGGAGGTCTACTACGAGGAGAACCTCCCGGATTACGACAACTGGAGTTGA
- a CDS encoding Putative D-isomer specific 2-hydroxyacid dehydrogenase, catalytic domain-containing protein, with protein MSKPKVLQLGEIEHAYEAWARLGQVADIVKPKATNRAEFLDECRSGALDGVKAIYRTFASVKTTGRIDAELVAALPESVGFICHNGAGYDQIDVPACTPRILVSNTPTAVDDATADITIWLMLGALRNLNASVLSIRGRRWRGNPPPPLGRDPQGKVLGILGMGGIGRNVAKKAAAFGMSVRYFNRTRLDAALEAECGAEYVDFETLLRESDVISLNLPLNAQTRHTISHAQFALMKPGVVIVNTARGAVIDEAALVDALASGRVASAGLDVFENEPDVHPGLLDNPNVLIVPHMGTWTVETSVKMEEWAIANARRAVEEGRLNNVVVEQKGLVQE; from the exons ATGTCCAAGCCCAAGGTCCTCCAGCTGGGCGAGATCGAGCA CGCTTACGAGGCATGGGCTCGTCTCGGTCAGGTCGCGGACATCGTCAAACCCAAGGCGACAAACCgcgccgagttcctcgacgaaTGCAGGTcgggcgccctcgacggcgtcaaggcTATTTACCGGACTTTTGCGAGCGTTAAGACCACGGGCCGCATCGACGCCGAACTGGTCGCCGCGCTGCCCGAGAGCGTGGGCTTCATCTGCCACAATG GCGCCGGCTATGACCAGATCGACGTGCCGGCCTGCACCCCGCGCATCCTCGTCTCCAACACCCCGaccgccgtcgatgacgccACGGCCGACATCACCATCTGGCTCATGCTCGGCGCCCTGCGCAACCTCAACGCCTCCGTCCTGTCCAtccgaggccgccgctggcgcgggaacccgcccccgcccctcggccgcgacccGCAGGGCAaggtcctcggcatcctcggcatgggcggcatcggccGCAACgtcgccaagaaggccgccgccttcggcaTGTCGGTGCGTTACTTCAACCGCAcccgcctcgacgccgccctcgaggccgagtgCGGCGCCGAGTACGTCGACTTCGAGACGCTGCTCCGAGAGAGCGACGTCATCTCCCTCAACCTGCCGTTGAAC GCCCAGACACGACACACAATCTCCCACGCACAATTCGCCCTCATGAAacccggcgtcgtcatcgtcaacaCGGcgcgcggcgccgtcatcgacgaggccgccctcgtcgacgccctcgcctcgGGCCGCGTCGCCAGcgcgggcctcgacgtcttcgagAATGAGCCCGACGTCCACCCAGGCCTGCTCGACAACCCCAACGTGCTCATCGTCCCGCACATGGGCACCTGGACCGTCGAGACGAGCGTCAAGATGGAGGAGTgggccatcgccaacgcgaggcgcgccgtcgaggagggccgcCTGAacaatgtcgtcgtcgagcagaaAGGGCTGGTGCAGGAGTGA
- a CDS encoding Putative adenosylhomocysteinase, S-adenosyl-L-homocysteine hydrolase, NAD binding protein, producing the protein MSAPAHKFKVADLSLAAFGRKEIELAENEMPGLMQTRAKYAADQPLKGARIAGCLHMTIQTAVLIETLTALGAEVTWTSCNIFSTQDHAAAAIAAAGVPVFAWKGESEEEYNWCLEQQLSAFKDGQKLNLILDDGGDLTHLVHDKYPEMLKGCYGVSEETTTGVHHLYKMLKDGKLLVPSINVNDSVTKSKFDNLYGCRESLIDGIKRATDVMVAGKIAVVAGFGDVGKGCAQALHTMGARVIVTEIDPINALQAAMAGYEVTTMEKAASRGQIFVTTTGCRDILTGVHFEAMPNDAIVCNIGHFDIEIDVAWLKANAQSVQNIKPQVDRFLMKNGRHVILLAEGRLVNLGCATGHSSFVMSCSFTNQVLAQIMLYKNGDAAWGQKYVEFAKAGKLDVGVYVLPKVLDEEVARLHLAHCNVELTELSKVQSEYLSIAVEGPYKSDIYRY; encoded by the exons ATGTCTGCTCCCGCCCACAAGTTCAAGGTCGCCGACCTCTCCCTGGCCGCCTTCGGCCGCAAGGAgatcgagctcgccgagaacgagatGCCCGGTCTCATGCAGACCCGTGCCAAGTACGCTGCCGACCAGCCCCTCAAGGGCGCCCGCATCGCCGGTTGCTTGCACATGACCATCCAGACCGCCGTCCTCATCGAGACCCTCACTGCTCTCGGTGCCGAGGTCACCTGGACTTCCTGCAACATCTTCTCCACCCAGgaccacgccgccgccgccattgctgccgccggtgtCCCCGTCTTCGCCTGGAAGGGCGAGTCTGAGGAGGAGTACAACTGGTGCTTGGAGCAGCAGCTGTCCGCCTTCAAGGACGGCCAGAAGCTCAacctcatcctcgacgacggtggtgaCCTGACccacctcgtccacgacaAGTACCCCGAGATGCTCAAGGGCTGCTACGGTGTCTCTGAGGAGACCACCACTGGTGTCCACCACCTCTACAAGATgctcaaggacggcaagctcctcgtcccctccatcaacgtcaacgacTCGGTCACCAAGTCCAAGTTCGACAACCTGTACGGCTGCCGCGAGTCCCTTATTGACGGCATCAAGCGCGCTACCGATGTCATGGTTGCCGGCAagatcgccgtcgtcgccggcttcggTGACGTCGGCAAGGGCTGTGCTCAGGCCCTGCACACCATGGGTGCCCGTGTCATCGTCACCGAGATCGACCCCATCAACGCCCTCcaggccgccatggccggctACGAGGTCACCACCATGGAGAAGGCTGCCTCCCGCGGCCAGATcttcgtcaccaccaccggctGCCGTGACATCCTGACTGGCGTGCACTTTGAGGCCATGCCCAACGACGCCATTGTCTGCA ACATTGGTCACTTCGACATCGAGATCGACGTTGCGTGGCTCAAGGCCAACGCGCAGAGCGTCCAGAACATCAAGCCCCAGGTCGACCGCTTCCTCATGAAGAACGGTCGCCACGTCATCCTTCTCGCCGAGGGCCGTCTGGTCAACCTCGGCTGTGCCACCGGCCACTCTTCCTTCGTCATGTCCTGCTCCTTCACCAACCAGGTCCTTGCCCAGATCATGCTGTACAagaacggcgacgccgcctgGGGCCAGAAGTACGTCGAGTTCGCCAAGGCTGGCAAGCTCGACGTCGGTGTCTACGTCCTCCccaaggtcctcgacgaggaggttgcCAGACTTCACCTGGCGCACTGCAACGTCGAGCTCACCGAGCTCAGCAAGGTCCAGTCCGAGTACCTCAGCATCGCCGTTGAGGGTCCCTACAAGAGCGACATCTACCGCTACTAA